Proteins encoded by one window of Vibrio algicola:
- a CDS encoding AI-2E family transporter encodes MTNRFRMGPTHWVLIVALLFAAYACFLLISPYLNSIVMAFIISLLIYPLHEKLENRWSSCPNSIAFISCLLLTFIIVIPLLAVFAAIIQQGAHFSQTVYAWASDGGIQELLSHPYIAKALHIANQYLPFDNLDPQQIAQRAARFISQFGSVLVSFSAKILGDATGFLANFFLMLFVLFFLLRDRDKLVNGMRHILPLSRSQEDRLLTEVEQVSKSAVLGSFLTAIAQAIAGGFSLWLVGLPGLFWGTMIGAASFIPVVGTALIWVPAAAYLFLTGDIGWGIFLVIWGVTIIGSIDNIIRPLLMQGSAGMDTLLIFFSLLGGIQLFGLIGLIYGPLIFAITMVLFKMYEEEFKHFLNMQDNN; translated from the coding sequence ATGACTAACAGGTTTCGAATGGGCCCCACACATTGGGTATTAATTGTGGCATTACTGTTTGCTGCCTATGCTTGTTTTTTATTGATATCCCCTTATCTCAACTCAATTGTGATGGCATTTATCATTTCACTGCTTATTTACCCATTACATGAGAAGCTTGAAAACCGTTGGTCAAGTTGCCCTAATAGCATTGCTTTTATCTCTTGTTTACTGCTCACTTTTATTATTGTTATTCCATTATTAGCCGTATTCGCCGCCATTATTCAGCAAGGAGCGCACTTCTCCCAAACCGTTTATGCCTGGGCCAGTGATGGCGGTATTCAAGAGCTACTTAGCCATCCTTATATTGCTAAAGCACTGCACATTGCCAATCAATACTTACCGTTCGATAACCTCGACCCACAACAAATAGCCCAACGAGCAGCACGCTTTATCTCGCAATTTGGATCAGTTTTGGTCTCATTTAGTGCCAAAATTTTAGGCGATGCGACTGGATTTCTCGCTAATTTCTTTTTAATGTTATTTGTGTTGTTCTTCTTGTTACGCGACCGCGATAAGCTGGTTAATGGCATGCGTCATATCCTACCGCTCTCTCGTAGCCAAGAAGACCGCTTACTCACTGAAGTTGAGCAGGTATCTAAATCAGCAGTGCTTGGTTCCTTTTTAACCGCGATTGCTCAAGCGATTGCTGGTGGTTTTTCCTTGTGGTTGGTTGGGTTACCCGGATTGTTCTGGGGAACCATGATTGGTGCAGCTTCGTTTATTCCAGTGGTAGGAACCGCATTAATTTGGGTACCCGCTGCGGCGTACTTATTCTTAACTGGTGATATTGGTTGGGGGATTTTCTTGGTTATATGGGGGGTCACCATCATTGGATCAATTGATAACATCATTCGTCCTCTGCTAATGCAAGGCAGCGCAGGCATGGATACTTTATTGATCTTCTTCTCTTTATTAGGCGGTATTCAATTATTCGGTTTAATCGGTTTAATTTATGGCCCATTGATTTTTGCTATCACTATGGTGCTATTTAAAATGTATGAAGAAGAATTCAAACATTTCCTCAATATGCAAGATAATAACTAA
- the hemL gene encoding glutamate-1-semialdehyde 2,1-aminomutase: MSKSSELYQQAQQTIPGGVNSPVRAFNGVGGTPLFIKRADGPLIFDADGKAYIDYVGSWGPMILGHNNTAVRNAVIKAAERGLSFGAPTQSEIKMAEKVSELVPSMEQLRMVNSGTEATMSAIRLARGFTGRDKILKFEGCYHGHADSLLVKAGSGALTLGQPSSPGVPADFAKYTLTATFNDLTSVQELFDANQGEIACIIVEPVAGNMNCIPPVEGFLEGLREICDASGALLIFDEVMTGFRVAQGGAQAYYDIKPDLTTLGKVIGGGMPVGAFGGRRDVMQFVAPTGPVYQAGTLSGNPIAMAAGLACLNELEGEENEARLAKHTKLLAKGLKKSAAEHGIPMAINYVGGMFGFFFTEQKTVTCYEDVTKCDTERFKRFFHLMLEHGVNLAPSAFEASFMSLAHSPREIEATLEAADRCFAIMATESK, translated from the coding sequence ATGAGCAAATCTTCTGAACTGTACCAACAAGCACAGCAGACTATTCCCGGTGGTGTCAATTCACCTGTACGTGCATTTAATGGTGTCGGTGGCACCCCTCTTTTCATCAAACGTGCAGATGGTCCATTAATCTTTGATGCCGATGGTAAAGCTTATATTGATTATGTGGGTTCTTGGGGACCAATGATTTTAGGCCATAACAATACTGCAGTTCGTAACGCGGTGATTAAAGCGGCAGAACGAGGTCTTAGTTTTGGCGCGCCAACTCAATCTGAAATCAAAATGGCTGAAAAAGTCTCTGAGTTAGTGCCATCAATGGAACAACTGCGCATGGTGAATTCAGGCACTGAAGCGACCATGAGTGCCATTCGTTTAGCGCGTGGTTTTACCGGTCGCGATAAGATCCTTAAATTTGAAGGTTGTTACCACGGCCACGCTGATAGCTTATTAGTTAAAGCCGGTTCTGGTGCATTAACCTTAGGCCAACCAAGCTCTCCTGGCGTACCCGCTGATTTTGCTAAATACACATTAACCGCCACCTTTAATGATTTAACCTCAGTGCAAGAGTTGTTTGATGCTAACCAAGGTGAGATTGCTTGTATTATTGTGGAGCCTGTAGCGGGCAACATGAACTGCATTCCTCCGGTTGAAGGTTTTCTTGAAGGCTTACGTGAGATTTGTGATGCATCCGGCGCATTGCTGATTTTTGATGAAGTGATGACAGGTTTTCGGGTGGCCCAAGGCGGCGCACAAGCGTACTACGACATCAAGCCAGACTTAACCACACTGGGTAAGGTGATTGGTGGCGGCATGCCAGTCGGCGCATTTGGTGGTCGTCGCGATGTAATGCAATTTGTTGCCCCTACCGGTCCGGTTTACCAAGCAGGTACACTCTCTGGTAACCCTATCGCGATGGCGGCAGGTCTAGCTTGTTTGAACGAATTAGAAGGTGAAGAAAACGAAGCGCGCCTAGCTAAACACACTAAACTATTGGCTAAAGGGCTAAAAAAATCCGCTGCAGAGCACGGCATTCCAATGGCGATTAACTATGTGGGTGGTATGTTCGGTTTCTTCTTTACTGAGCAAAAAACCGTTACTTGCTATGAAGACGTGACTAAATGTGACACAGAACGCTTTAAGCGCTTCTTCCACTTAATGCTTGAGCATGGTGTTAACTTAGCACCATCAGCATTTGAGGCCAGCTTTATGTCACTTGCTCACTCACCTCGTGAGATAGAAGCAACCCTTGAAGCCGCTGATCGTTGTTTTGCAATCATGGCCACAGAGTCTAAATAA
- a CDS encoding peptidoglycan DD-metalloendopeptidase family protein: MNIRTQSSRLPKLHKILIASIVVFITLAVLILPDMDDLTQHQPKFKIGKSYPLEIPTEALSSNPIEKNWLHWQPYTVQSGESASLLFSRIGLSAKLLHQLISSNNDIEKQLSRLRPGDTLNFGFDKSNQLVELVRPLSAHQSFRVYKQGDTFTSKVETKEIDAQYNYTEATISSNFWNAAVSSGLSANQIMALAGIFGWDIDFALDLRAGDHFEVLYEDRFVEGRNIGQGNIIAAVFTNQGSSFKAIYNPEDGNYYDDQGRAMKKAFLRSPIDFRRVTSNFNPTRRHPVTGQVVAHRGTDYAAPVGTPIWAAGDGIVAKSGYNQFNGNYVFIRHSNTYITKYLHMKKRSVKTGQRVKQGDTVGTLGGTGRVTGPHLHYEFLVHGVHKNPRTVNLPQSKSLIGKKKNDFIKLAKQNLDQLKRYNHLLIAKE; encoded by the coding sequence ATGAACATACGCACCCAATCATCCCGACTGCCAAAGTTACATAAAATCTTGATCGCCTCTATTGTGGTGTTCATTACTCTGGCGGTATTGATTTTACCGGATATGGACGATCTCACTCAGCATCAACCCAAGTTTAAAATCGGGAAATCTTACCCGCTAGAGATCCCAACCGAAGCATTAAGCTCCAATCCTATCGAAAAGAATTGGCTCCATTGGCAACCTTATACGGTGCAATCGGGCGAAAGTGCTTCGCTATTATTTAGTCGTATTGGGCTTTCTGCCAAATTGCTGCATCAATTAATTAGCAGCAATAATGATATTGAAAAACAACTGTCGCGCCTACGTCCAGGCGATACGCTTAATTTTGGGTTTGATAAAAGTAACCAACTCGTTGAATTAGTGCGACCACTCTCCGCTCATCAATCTTTTCGGGTTTATAAACAAGGCGATACTTTTACCTCAAAAGTTGAAACAAAAGAGATTGATGCCCAATACAATTACACCGAAGCCACCATCAGTTCTAACTTTTGGAATGCCGCCGTAAGCTCAGGGTTATCAGCCAATCAAATTATGGCATTAGCTGGTATTTTTGGTTGGGATATTGATTTTGCATTAGATTTACGCGCCGGCGATCACTTTGAAGTACTGTATGAAGATCGTTTTGTCGAAGGACGTAATATCGGTCAAGGTAACATTATTGCGGCAGTGTTCACTAACCAAGGATCAAGCTTTAAAGCCATTTATAATCCTGAAGATGGTAATTACTATGATGATCAAGGTCGTGCGATGAAAAAAGCCTTTTTACGCTCACCGATTGATTTTCGTCGTGTCACCTCAAATTTCAACCCTACTCGTCGTCATCCAGTAACCGGACAGGTCGTCGCGCACCGTGGCACCGATTATGCTGCACCCGTCGGCACGCCAATTTGGGCGGCTGGTGATGGCATTGTGGCAAAATCAGGCTATAACCAATTTAACGGTAACTATGTGTTTATTCGTCATAGTAATACTTACATTACCAAGTATTTACACATGAAGAAGCGTTCGGTAAAAACCGGCCAACGAGTTAAACAAGGTGATACGGTCGGCACACTAGGCGGCACAGGGCGAGTGACAGGCCCTCATCTGCATTATGAATTCTTAGTTCATGGGGTACATAAAAACCCAAGAACAGTCAATTTACCGCAATCTAAATCATTGATAGGTAAAAAGAAAAATGACTTTATCAAACTGGCGAAACAAAATTTAGATCAGCTCAAGCGCTATAACCATTTGTTGATCGCAAAAGAGTAA
- the rsmC gene encoding 16S rRNA (guanine(1207)-N(2))-methyltransferase RsmC, with protein MSSYTAPSQIAQRNIEYFSDKRVLIAGEAEDLFCLELAKHCQSVAVFTTHYGYHQQFKQHEQIQSYFGAHLTDTIDADMLLLYWPKAKAEAQYLLAMLMAKIGPNTEICVVGENRSGVKSIEKMFTQYGTVKKYDSARRCSFYWGQSHTQAPAFDLNEWYKTYPLTIGNDTLQIKSLPGVFSHGEFDKGTELLLETLPRLKGKVLDFGCGAGVIGCVLATRYPKANVAMCDISALAIESSKATLAINGLDGEVFASDIYSDVGKSYDFLISNPPFHSGLDTQYSAAETLLSQAPQHLSARGQMFIVANSFLKYQPIIEQAFGHCIVAAKNTKFAIYHANKTQH; from the coding sequence ATGTCTAGCTATACCGCTCCAAGTCAAATCGCTCAACGTAACATTGAGTACTTTTCAGATAAACGCGTCTTAATCGCCGGTGAAGCCGAAGATCTGTTTTGTCTTGAATTAGCCAAACACTGTCAGTCGGTAGCCGTTTTTACCACTCACTATGGCTATCATCAGCAATTTAAGCAGCATGAGCAGATTCAATCCTATTTTGGCGCGCACCTGACCGACACTATCGATGCGGATATGTTGCTGCTATATTGGCCAAAAGCTAAGGCAGAGGCCCAATATTTACTCGCTATGTTGATGGCAAAAATAGGGCCGAATACTGAAATCTGCGTAGTGGGCGAAAACCGCTCAGGAGTAAAGAGTATTGAGAAAATGTTTACTCAATATGGCACGGTTAAGAAATACGATTCCGCTCGTCGTTGTTCTTTTTATTGGGGTCAATCTCATACCCAAGCGCCTGCTTTTGATTTAAATGAATGGTATAAAACTTACCCGCTAACCATTGGTAATGACACTCTGCAAATAAAAAGTCTGCCTGGGGTATTTAGTCATGGCGAATTTGATAAAGGTACCGAGCTACTGCTTGAAACCCTACCAAGGCTGAAAGGAAAAGTGCTTGATTTTGGTTGTGGCGCTGGCGTGATTGGCTGTGTGCTTGCCACTCGTTACCCTAAGGCCAACGTAGCGATGTGTGATATCAGCGCTCTTGCGATTGAATCAAGCAAAGCAACTTTAGCCATTAATGGTTTAGACGGTGAGGTTTTTGCCTCAGATATTTATTCCGATGTGGGTAAAAGTTATGATTTTTTAATCAGTAATCCACCGTTTCATTCTGGTTTAGATACCCAATACAGCGCGGCTGAAACCTTGTTATCGCAAGCACCACAGCATCTCTCTGCCCGAGGGCAAATGTTTATCGTCGCCAATAGTTTTTTAAAATACCAACCGATCATTGAGCAAGCATTTGGTCATTGTATTGTGGCGGCTAAAAATACTAAATTTGCTATTTACCACGCCAATAAAACTCAGCACTAA
- the erpA gene encoding iron-sulfur cluster insertion protein ErpA yields the protein MSDEQLPLSFSETAAARVKILIEEEENPELKLRVYITGGGCSGFQYGFTFDEKVNEGDTTIIKQGVTLVVDPMSLQYLLGGVVDYTEGLEGSRFFVNNPNATTTCGCGASFSV from the coding sequence ATGAGCGATGAGCAACTACCTTTATCTTTTTCTGAAACCGCTGCGGCGCGAGTAAAAATCTTGATTGAGGAAGAAGAAAATCCAGAATTAAAACTACGTGTTTATATCACCGGCGGTGGTTGCAGTGGTTTTCAATACGGCTTTACTTTTGATGAGAAGGTAAACGAAGGCGATACCACTATTATCAAACAAGGTGTGACCTTAGTGGTTGATCCTATGAGCTTACAATATTTGCTGGGTGGTGTAGTTGATTACACCGAGGGCCTTGAAGGATCTCGTTTCTTCGTCAATAACCCTAATGCCACCACAACTTGTGGCTGTGGTGCGTCGTTTAGCGTGTAA
- the tyrS gene encoding tyrosine--tRNA ligase yields the protein MASIEAALAEIKRGVEELIPEAELIEKLKLNRPLRIKLGADPTAPDIHLGHTVILNKLRAFQELGHDVTFLIGDFTGMVGDPSGKNTTRPPLTREDVLANAETYKQQVFKILDPAKTKIQFNSEWLNELGAAGMIRLASNQTVARMLERDDFKKRYAGNQPIAIHEFMYPLLQGYDSVAMETDVELGGADQKFNLLMGRELQKAHGQKPQVVLMMPLLVGLDGEKKMSKSSHNYIGVSEAPSEMFGKIMSISDVLMWSYYELLSFRPLDEIAQFKADVEAGKNPRDVKILLAKEIIARFHTQADADAAEQEFINRFQKGAMPDEMPEFEFEAGIAIANLLKEASLVGSTSDAMRMIRQGAAKLDGNKIEDTKLVPEVGTAVYQVGKRKFARITIK from the coding sequence ATGGCGAGTATTGAAGCAGCACTGGCTGAGATTAAGCGCGGTGTCGAAGAATTGATCCCTGAAGCTGAATTGATTGAGAAATTAAAACTTAACCGCCCTTTACGTATTAAATTAGGCGCCGATCCAACCGCACCTGATATCCATTTAGGTCATACGGTTATCCTTAACAAATTACGCGCATTCCAAGAATTGGGTCATGATGTGACGTTTTTGATTGGTGACTTTACCGGTATGGTTGGCGATCCAAGTGGCAAAAATACCACTCGTCCACCCCTGACGCGTGAAGATGTGCTGGCCAATGCGGAAACGTACAAGCAACAAGTGTTTAAAATTCTTGATCCAGCCAAAACCAAAATTCAATTTAATTCTGAATGGCTAAATGAATTAGGCGCAGCCGGTATGATCCGTTTAGCATCGAACCAAACCGTGGCTCGCATGCTTGAGCGTGATGACTTTAAAAAGCGTTATGCTGGCAATCAACCTATTGCTATCCACGAATTTATGTATCCTTTATTGCAAGGCTACGATTCAGTTGCGATGGAAACCGATGTGGAACTAGGCGGGGCGGATCAAAAATTCAACTTGCTAATGGGCCGTGAATTGCAAAAAGCGCACGGACAAAAACCTCAAGTTGTACTAATGATGCCTTTGCTGGTGGGTTTAGACGGTGAGAAGAAAATGTCTAAATCTTCTCATAACTACATTGGTGTTAGTGAAGCGCCAAGTGAGATGTTTGGTAAGATCATGTCGATCTCTGATGTGTTGATGTGGAGCTACTACGAGTTGCTTTCATTCCGTCCATTAGACGAAATCGCCCAATTTAAAGCTGATGTTGAAGCGGGTAAAAACCCACGCGATGTTAAGATTCTTTTAGCCAAAGAAATCATTGCACGTTTCCATACTCAAGCCGACGCTGATGCCGCTGAGCAAGAATTCATTAACCGTTTCCAAAAAGGTGCGATGCCTGACGAAATGCCAGAATTTGAATTTGAAGCCGGTATTGCCATTGCCAACTTATTAAAAGAAGCGAGCCTAGTGGGTTCTACTTCAGATGCAATGCGTATGATCCGTCAAGGCGCAGCAAAATTAGATGGTAATAAGATTGAAGATACTAAGCTGGTACCGGAAGTTGGTACGGCGGTATACCAAGTGGGTAAGCGTAAGTTTGCCCGTATTACGATTAAGTAA